One Salmo trutta chromosome 19, fSalTru1.1, whole genome shotgun sequence genomic window carries:
- the LOC115154841 gene encoding endosialin-like — protein sequence MGMMICALRSLALLLACWLPWTLGQELQEQDALCTADGCYAIYFQRKTFRESARFCKDKGGSLATLKSSEEVAVVHELLSSVEQRGPRARVRLWIGLHRQPRQCSATRPLRGFQWITGEQDTQYTNWLRADSPSTCAAPRCVVMSVNTAADTREQHDNFKWLDGSCSLTVDGFMCHYTYRGMCPSLKSEGGGPALYTTPFSLLSTILTHIPFGSVATLHCPDNEDSLGDQSVLCMLREDGIVGWSKDSPLCSDGLQDWCEEENGGCEHFCQNADTHYYCECSDGFTLAEDRQTCQPNHSCATANCEFDCEETAKGFRCKCPNGYLLAPDGRNCLDVDECLQVPCRHICVNAPGTFECHCNQGYEPDEDGECVDVDECHDSSRCEHRCENTPGSFACHCRQGYTELPDDPGLCQDVDECQTSTSCHQKCLNYMGGFECYCEAGYELQSDQYSCMAIPEGDDEYSSTTTSSYQTWVTDQNWVTDITRLEWLTEQTVLERLPTDLGWFTEAPQEEKTSTPVPRRPLDGHNSHWGVLARRKPARNTVPPSPSSSSQEDDDTQSQASDPSVVSRVSDSHRPAVQNDKGAGRVVKTPDIDSDAKATTTTTTLRVPPPAQTVFASGAQGPESKGKRKHDKSWLLVALLVPLCVFIVVMLALGIVYCTSCAVEQNKSITECYRWIITSKSEGENKAKSRA from the coding sequence ATGGGGATGATGATCTGTGCCTTGCGCTCCCTTGCTCTTCTGTTGGCCTGCTGGCTTCCCTGGACTCTGGGACAAGAGCTGCAGGAGCAAGATGCTCTCTGTACTGCAGATGGCTGCTACGCCATCTATTTCCAACGCAAGACCTTTCGGGAATCGGCAAGGTTCTGCAAGGACAAAGGTGGTTCCCTGGCAACCCTAAAGAGTTCTGAGGAGGTGGCTGTGGTCCATGAGCTCCTGTCGTCTGTGGAGCAACGAGGACCACGGGCCAGGGTCAGACTGTGGATAGGGCTCCATCGGCAGCCCAGGCAGTGCTCTGCCACACGCCCACTCAGGGGATTCCAATGGATCACCGGTGAACAGGACACGCAGTACACCAACTGGCTGAGGGCGGACTCACCTAGTACCTGTGCCGCGCCCCGCTGTGTCGTCATGAGTGTCAACACTGCTGCTGACACCCGGGAGCAGCACGACAACTTCAAGTGGCTGGATGGCTCCTGCTCGCTGACTGTGGATGGATTCATGTGTCACTACACCTACCGGGGGATGTGCCCTTCTCTGAAGAGTGAGGGAGGCGGACCtgctctgtataccacccctttcAGCCTGCTCAGCACCATCCTCACTCACATCCCCTTTGGCTCAGTGGCCACCCTTCACTGCCCAgataatgaagacagcttaggAGACCAGTCTGTTCTTTGCATGCTGAGGGAAGACGGGATTGTGGGCTGGTCAAAGGATTCCCCCCTCTGCTCTGACGGCCTCCAGGACTGGTGTGAAGAAGAAAATGGTGGATGTGAACATTTCTGTCAGAATGCTGACACACACTATTACTGTGAGTGTTCTGACGGCTTCACACTGGCAGAGGACCGCCAGACGTGCCAGCCGAACCATTCCTGTGCCACGGCCAACTGTGAGTTTGACTGTGAGGAGACCGCTAAGGGATTCCGCTGCAAATGTCCAAATGGATACCTGCTGGCACCTGATGGACGCAACTGCCTGGATGTGGATGAGTGTCTCCAGGTCCCCTGCCGTCATATATGTGTCAATGCTCCTGGGACATTCGAGTGCCACTGTAACCAGGGCTATGAGCCCGATGAAGATGGCGAGTGTGTGGATGTTGACGAATGCCACGATTCCAGTCGCTGTGAACACAGATGTGAGAACACACCTGGTTCCTTTGCCTGCCACTGCCGCCAAGGCTACACTGAGCTGCCCGACGATCCAGGCTTATGCCAGGACGTGGATGAGTGCCAGACCTCCACCAGCTGCCACCAGAAGTGTCTCAACTATATGGGTGGATTTGAGTGCTATTGTGAGGCAGGGTACGAGCTGCAGTCGGACCAGTATTCCTGCATGGCTATTCCAGAAGGTGATGACGAGTATTCATCAACAACCACCTCGTCCTACCAAACCTGGGTTACAGACCAAAACTGGGTTACAGACATCACACGTTTGGAGTGGCTGACAGAGCAGACAGTCCTTGAGAGGCTTCCGACTGACCTGGGCTGGTTTACAGAGGCCCCGCAGGAGGAGAAAACATCTACACCGGTTCCTCGCAGGCCGTTGGATGGCCATAACTCACACTGGGGTGTTCTCGCACGGAGAAAGCCCGCTCGGAACACTGTCCCACCCTCACCCAGCTCCTCCTCGCAGGAAGATGATGACACTCAAAGCCAAGCGAGTGATCCCTCAGTGGTGTCCAGGGTTAGTGACAGCCACCGCCCAGCAGTCCAGAATGACAAGGGAGCTGGGAGAGTGGTAAAAACCCCAGACATTGACTCTGATGCTaaggccaccaccaccaccaccacactcagAGTCCCACCTCCAGCCCAAACAGTGTTTGCCTCAGGGGCCCAGGGGCCTGAGAGTAAAGGCAAAAGGAAGCATGACAAGAGCTGGCTACTAGTAGCACTCCTGGTGCCGCTGTGTGTTTTCATTGTGGTGATGCTGGCTCTAGGCATTGTGTACTGCACCAGCTGTGCTGTAGAACAAAACAAGAGCATCACTGAATGTTACCGCTGGATCATCACCTCCAAGTCAGAGGGGGAAAACAAGGCGAAATCTCGTGCTTGA
- the LOC115154840 gene encoding dipeptidyl peptidase 3-like, which produces MFRCNVIQGLRIWKSYKFSAVSVVLKRKPQASRLLFTMVDSQYYLPNDIGISALDCTEAFRLLSPREQLYAHYLSRSAWYGGLAVLLQTSPESASIFVLLQRLFRKQPPAQLGNVATAAGLSPEEYQAFLVYAAGLYANMGNYKSFGDTKFIPNLPKENLKALVWQSQAFQDSPSEMEALWDSCSTLLFSLEDKQKQLGLGDKGITTYFSGNCCLEDAELAQRFLDSKNLSAYNTRLFKKKSEGKASYEVRLASAVQKDCAVDGEGETRCGRYNFEDCVFTVSRGDYDHLMKKVSENLEKAKDHAANENQKRMLEGYSRSFTFGSVEAHKEGSRFWIKDKGPIVESYIGFIESYRDPFGSRGEFEGFVAVVNKAMSERFAKLVSSAEVLLPELPWPKDFEKDRFLLPDFTSLDVLTFAGSGIPAGINIPNYDDIRQSEGFKNVSLGNVLAVAYATQKDKLTFLDEDDKDVYIKWKGPSFEVQVGLHELLGHGSGKLFVQDEKGTFNFEQDNVRNPETGEKITTWYKGNETWDSKFSTISCSYEECRAECVGLYLCLNKHVLSIFGHEGQDAEEVVYVNWLNMVRAGLLGLEFYTSESKSWRQAHMQARFVILRVLLEAGEGLVTLKESTGKDGRPDALITLDRSKIHTVGKGAIESFLCKLQVLKSTADVEGGRALYEGYSAVSDGGSHNFLCLRETVLQRKEARKMFVQANTRVKGDSVELVEYEGSAAGLICSFTERFADDAEEVEAHLLELNKRDAPCWF; this is translated from the exons ATGTTTCGTTGTAACGTGATTCAAGGCTTGCGTATTTGGAAGAG CTACAAATTCTCAGCAGTGAGCGTTGTGTTGAAAAGGAAGCCGCAAGCATCAAGACTGTTGTTCACCATGGTGGACTCTCAGTATTACCTCCCCAATGACATTGGGATCTCTGCGCTGGACTGTACTGAAGCGTTTCGCCTGCTGTCCCCTAGAGAACAGCTCTATGCGCACTACCTCTCCAGGTCTGCCTGGTACGGAGGgctggctgtgctgctgcagaCCTCGCCCGAGTCTGCCTCCATCTTCGTTCTCTTACAGAGGCTGTTCCGCAAGCAGCCACCAGCCCAGCTGGGGAATGTGGCCACTGCAGCTGGACTCAGTCCTGAGGAGTACCAG GCCTTTCTTGTTTATGCTGCTGGTCTCTATGCCAACATGGGAAACTACAAGTCATTTGGAGACACCAAGTTCATTCCCAACCTACCCAAG GAGAACCTGAAGGCCCTTGTGTGGCAGAGCCAGGCCTTCCAGGACAGCCCCAGTGAGATGGAGGCCCTGTGGGACAGCTGCtccaccctcctcttctcccttgaGGACAAACAGAAACAGCTGGGCTTGGGGGACAAG GGAATCACCACGTACTTCTCAGGGAACTGTTGTTTGGAGGACGCCGAGTTGGCTCAGAGATTCTTGGATTCAAAG AACCTGAGTGCCTACAACACTCGATTGTTCAAGAAGAAATCCGAAGGGAAGGCCAGCTATGAGGTGCGCCTTGCGTCTGCTGTGCAGAAGG ACTGTGCAGTGGATGGGGAGGGGGAGACCAGGTGTGGCAGATATAACTTTGAGGACTGTGTCTTCACGGTGTCCAGGGGAGACTATGATCACCTCATGAAGAAAGTGAGCGAAAATCTGGAGAAAGCTAAG GACCACGCAGCCAATGAGAACCAGAAACGAATGCTGGAGGGATATTCACGGAGTTTCACCTTCGGGTCCGTGGAGGCGCACAAGGAAGGCTCTCGTTTCTGGATAAAAGATAAGGGACCCAtcgtggagag TTATATTGGCTTTATCGAGAGCTACCGGGATCCCTTTGGTTCCAGGGGAGAGTTTGAAG GTTTTGTTGCCGTGGTGAACAAGGCGATGAGCGAACGCTTTGCTAAGCTGGTGAGCTCAGCCGAAGTGCTTCTGCCAGAGCTGCCATGGCCAAAAGACTTTGAGAAGGACCGCTTCCTCCTGCCTGACTTCACCTCCCTGGACGTACTGACGTTCGCTGGCAGCGGCATTCCAGCTGGCATTAATATTCCCAACT ATGACGATATCAGACAGTCTGAGGGCTTTAAGAATGTCTCCTTGGGTAATGTTCTGGCTGTGGCATACGCTACCCAAAAGGACAAGCTCACCTTCCTGGATGAAGATGACAAA GATGTGTACATTAAGTGGAAGGGGCCCTCCTTTGAGGTGCAAGTTGGCCTCCATGAGCTGCTGGGCCATGGCAGTGGAAAGCTCTTTGTCCAG GATGAGAAGGGGACTTTCAACTTCGAGCAAGATAATGTTCGCAATCCTGAGACTGGAGAAAAG ATCACCACCTGGTACAAAGGCAACGAAACATGGGACAGCAAATTCTCCACCATTTCTTGCTCCTATGAAGAGTGCAGGGCCGAGTGTGTGGGGCTCTACCTCTGTCTCAACAAACACGTGCTAAG TATCTTTGGCCATGAGGGCCAGGATGCAGAGGAGGTGGTGTACGTCAACTGGCTCAACATGGTGCGAGCTGGTCTGCTGGGCCTAGAGTTCTACACCTCCGAGAGCAAGAGCTGGAGACAG GCCCACATGCAAGCTCGCTTTGTGATCCTGCGGGTGCTCCTGGAGGCTGGCGAGGGGCTGGTGACCCTGAAGGAGAGCACAGGAAAGGATGGGCGCCCAGATGCCCTTATAACGCTGGACCGCAGCAAGATCCACACCGTGGGCAAGGGTGCCATCGAGAGCTTCCTATGcaaactacag GTCCTCAAGTCCACAGCCGATGTGGAAGGAGGCAGAGCTCTGTATGAGGGCTACTCGGCCGTGTCCGACGGTGGTTCTCACAACTTCCTGTGCCTGCGGGAGACGGTTCTCCAGCGCAAAGAGGCTCGCAAGATGTTTGTTCAGGCCAACACAAGGGTCAAAG GTGACAGTGTGGAGCTAGTGGAATACGAGGGCAGCGCGGCTGGACTGATCTGCTCCTTCACAGAACGGTTTGCCGACGACGCCGAGGAGGTGGAGGCCCACCTGCTAGAGCTGAACAAGAGGGATGCCCCCTGCTGGTTCTGA